GGAGCCCCTCATCCCCATCTTCTACAGCTGTAAATTGGACTTCGAACCCCACAAGAAGTATTCTTTTCCACAAAGACAGCATTGACAGTTGCGTTTGGGAGCTGAATCCAGGAGAGATTACATGCAAAGGTTTTTTGCATTTTTGCTCGTGATCGGGCTTATCTGCCTGATATTCGTGAGCGCATTGGGAGCGGGGAAGCTCTCCCCGTACTTGCGGCTGCTTCTGACAGCGGATCCGAAGATCGCCCCTGCGGCCCTGCCCGGATTCGGCGGCACACCGCCGGGATTCACGCTGCCGTTCCCCACTGATGAGCCGATCCGCGTGTTGGTGAAGCTCTCCCATCCGTTCTTCGGAACAAGTCTCCTCGGGTTTCCTGTCATCGTATCCACGGGGACGATCGTCGGGCTGCGCGTTCCCGTCGAGGGGTTGCTCACTCTGGCTGCGGCGTCCGACGTCGTCTACGTGGAACCGGCGTGGAAGGCGAAACCGACCCTCGACCGGAGCGTCCCTGCGATCGGGGCGGACGTCCTGCACGCAGGCTCCCCGCCGGTCACCGGGAAGGGGGTGATCATCGGTGGGGTCGACACCGGGATCGACTATTCCCACTACGATTTTCGGTACGATTCTGATGGCGACGGGATTGAGGAGTCGTCCCGCATCCTCTACATCCTCGACCAGACCGGGCTGTTCAACGCCACCTACACCAAGGCCGAGATCGAAAGCGACCTGCGGGACGGACTCGGGCCGAACGAGGGTGATGTGCGGGAGCAGGACACCGACGGCCATGGGACGCACGTGATGGGGATCGCCGCCGGGGACGGCTCGGCCTCCACCGCCGGGTTCATCGGGGTGGCACCGCAAGCGTGGATCATCGCGGTGAAGACCACGTTCTACACCTCGGACATCCTCGCCGGGGTACGCTACATCTTCGACAAGGCCGACGAGCTCGGGCTCCCGGCGGTGGTCAACCTGAGCCTGGGAGGGCAGGACGGGCCGCACGATGGGACGAGCCTGTTCGAGCAGGGGCTGGACGAACTCCTCGACCGGCCGGGGCGGGCGATCGTCGTATCGGCAGGGAACGAAGGGGACAAGGCAATTCATGTCGGCCGGTCCCTGAACGGGGACGCGTACACCTTTTCCCTCGTCCCGCGCGAGGGGTCGCTCGACTTCTCTCTCTGGTACCCGAGCGGATCATC
This portion of the Candidatus Bipolaricaulota bacterium genome encodes:
- a CDS encoding S8 family serine peptidase, giving the protein MQRFFAFLLVIGLICLIFVSALGAGKLSPYLRLLLTADPKIAPAALPGFGGTPPGFTLPFPTDEPIRVLVKLSHPFFGTSLLGFPVIVSTGTIVGLRVPVEGLLTLAAASDVVYVEPAWKAKPTLDRSVPAIGADVLHAGSPPVTGKGVIIGGVDTGIDYSHYDFRYDSDGDGIEESSRILYILDQTGLFNATYTKAEIESDLRDGLGPNEGDVREQDTDGHGTHVMGIAAGDGSASTAGFIGVAPQAWIIAVKTTFYTSDILAGVRYIFDKADELGLPAVVNLSLGGQDGPHDGTSLFEQGLDELLDRPGRAIVVSAGNEGDKAIHVGRSLNGDAYTFSLVPREGSLDFSLWYPSGSSFTITVVPPGGAPISVPTGGSDSASTPSGNVYVDNASGGENPENGDNEALINLSGLTSQLPWSVTVTDSGGGGRFDGWITSDNGTILGGDASETVDEPGNARRVITVGAFTTKNRWASRAGEEDFSDQYPIGDLSYFSSRGPTRDGRVKPEITAPGAWIAAAMSSSAPAADYLTCPDGVHTLLLGTSMAAPHVTGTIALMFSIDPDLTATEVRDLLTGTAQPDRFTGAVPNPEWGWGKLRADTAVSSLSPPPPGPTASLKVKLAENPVRTSARFICTVPDDSSGATLYIYDVAGRSVAAIPIPPGGSNYDWDLTDASGIPLAPGLYLFVLSDGTTCSPIGK